From a region of the Hemibagrus wyckioides isolate EC202008001 linkage group LG06, SWU_Hwy_1.0, whole genome shotgun sequence genome:
- the gabpa gene encoding GA-binding protein alpha chain isoform X1 encodes MLTAPRIYSRSDFHARWLNITGRMSKSEAEEMIEIEIDGQEKQECLEEGIEEQTITASDLITQDIDINEPVGNLKKLLEPRLQIALDGYDICLQDIHLHPDHSLFDQGVKTDGTVQLSVQIITKPGEEKLNILEIVKPVETVEVVIDPDAATGEEAHLVEDGQVIAVERAAIADETSEQVTRWAAALEGYRKEQVRLSIPYDPVQWTADQVIHWAVWVMKEFNIEEIEVGGIHIPGRQLCAFSQEEFLQRVPNGEILWSHLELLRKYVLASQEQGQEATVTIDQPVQIIPAPVQQVTPASIKVQKHNKVPRAPRISGEERSSPGNRTGNNGQIQLWQFLLELLTDKDARDCISWVGEEGEFKLNQPELVAQKWGQRKNKPTMNYEKLSRALRYYYDGDMISKVQGKRFVYKFVCDLRTLIGYSAAELNSLVTECEQKKLARVQLHGIGQPVNTVALATAAGQPVTTVTLATAATLDKDS; translated from the exons ATGTTGACGGCTCCACGTATCTACTCCAGAAGTGATTTTCACGCCAG GTGGCTGAATATCACTGGTAGAATGTCAAAAAGTGAGGCTGAGGAGATGATTGAGATTGAAATCGATGGACAAGAAAAACAAGAATGCTTAGAAGAAGG gaTCGAGGAACAGACCATCACAGCAAGTGATCTCATCACTCAGGACATTGACATCAATGAGCCGGTCGGTAACTTGAAGAAGTTGCTGGAGCCCAGACTACAGATTGCTCTGGATGGATATGATATTTGTCTGCAGGACATCCat CTGCACCCTGACCACAGCCTTTTTGACCAGGGTGTGAAGACTGATGGCACAGTACAGCTCAGTGTGCAGATCATCACCAAACCTG GTGAGGAGAAGTTGAATATACTGGAGATAGTGAAGCCGGTAGAGACAGTGGAGGTGGTGATAGATCCTGATGCAGCCACAGGAGAGGAGGCTCACTTGGTGGAGGATGGTCAGGTGATAGCAGTGGAGCGAGCTGCCATCGCAGATGAGACCTCTGAACAGGTGACACGATGGGCAGCCGCACTCGAGGGCTACCGCAAGGAGCAGGTCCGACTCAGTATTCCTTATG ACCCTGTACAATGGACGGCAGATCAAGTGATCCACTGGGCAGTATGGGTGATGAAGGAGTTCAACATTGAGGAGATTGAGGTGGGAGGCATCCACATCCCTGGTCGTCAACTGTGTGCCTTCAGCCAAGAGGAGTTTCTTCAGAGAGTGCCCAATGGAGAGATCTTGTGGAGCCATCTGGAGCTCTTGCGCAAAT ATGTTCTGGCAAGTCAGGAGCAGGGCCAGGAAGCTACTGTCACTATTGATCAGC CTGTGCAGATCATCCCTGCACCTGTACAACAAGTCACACCCGCAAGCATTAAGGTGCAGAAGCATAACAAAGTTCCCCGAGCTCCACGCATCTCTGGAGAGGAACGCAGTTCCCCTGGCAACCGTACAG GTAATAATGGACAGATTCAATTATGGCAGTTCTTGCTGGAGCTGCTGACTGATAAGGATGCCAGGGACTGCATTTCCTGGGTCGGCGAGGAAGGCGAGTTCAAACTCAACCAGCCGGAGCTGGTGGCTCAGAAATGGGGTCAGAGGAAAAACAAACCCACCATGAACTACGAGAAGCTCAGCAGAGCCCTCAG ATACTACTATGACGGAGACATGATCAGCAAAGTGCAGGGCAAGCGCTTCGTCTACAAATTTGTTTGTGACCTGAGAACTCTGATTGGCTACAGCGCTGCTGAGCTCAACAGCCTGGTGACGGAGTGCGAGCAGAAGAAACTGGCACGGGTACAGCTGCACGGCATCGGGCAACCCGTCAACACGGTCGCCCTGGCAACGGCTGCAGGACAGCCAGTCACCACTGTTACGCTGGCCACTGCCGCCACATTGGATAAGGAcagctga
- the gabpa gene encoding GA-binding protein alpha chain isoform X2, with product MSKSEAEEMIEIEIDGQEKQECLEEGIEEQTITASDLITQDIDINEPVGNLKKLLEPRLQIALDGYDICLQDIHLHPDHSLFDQGVKTDGTVQLSVQIITKPGEEKLNILEIVKPVETVEVVIDPDAATGEEAHLVEDGQVIAVERAAIADETSEQVTRWAAALEGYRKEQVRLSIPYDPVQWTADQVIHWAVWVMKEFNIEEIEVGGIHIPGRQLCAFSQEEFLQRVPNGEILWSHLELLRKYVLASQEQGQEATVTIDQPVQIIPAPVQQVTPASIKVQKHNKVPRAPRISGEERSSPGNRTGNNGQIQLWQFLLELLTDKDARDCISWVGEEGEFKLNQPELVAQKWGQRKNKPTMNYEKLSRALRYYYDGDMISKVQGKRFVYKFVCDLRTLIGYSAAELNSLVTECEQKKLARVQLHGIGQPVNTVALATAAGQPVTTVTLATAATLDKDS from the exons ATGTCAAAAAGTGAGGCTGAGGAGATGATTGAGATTGAAATCGATGGACAAGAAAAACAAGAATGCTTAGAAGAAGG gaTCGAGGAACAGACCATCACAGCAAGTGATCTCATCACTCAGGACATTGACATCAATGAGCCGGTCGGTAACTTGAAGAAGTTGCTGGAGCCCAGACTACAGATTGCTCTGGATGGATATGATATTTGTCTGCAGGACATCCat CTGCACCCTGACCACAGCCTTTTTGACCAGGGTGTGAAGACTGATGGCACAGTACAGCTCAGTGTGCAGATCATCACCAAACCTG GTGAGGAGAAGTTGAATATACTGGAGATAGTGAAGCCGGTAGAGACAGTGGAGGTGGTGATAGATCCTGATGCAGCCACAGGAGAGGAGGCTCACTTGGTGGAGGATGGTCAGGTGATAGCAGTGGAGCGAGCTGCCATCGCAGATGAGACCTCTGAACAGGTGACACGATGGGCAGCCGCACTCGAGGGCTACCGCAAGGAGCAGGTCCGACTCAGTATTCCTTATG ACCCTGTACAATGGACGGCAGATCAAGTGATCCACTGGGCAGTATGGGTGATGAAGGAGTTCAACATTGAGGAGATTGAGGTGGGAGGCATCCACATCCCTGGTCGTCAACTGTGTGCCTTCAGCCAAGAGGAGTTTCTTCAGAGAGTGCCCAATGGAGAGATCTTGTGGAGCCATCTGGAGCTCTTGCGCAAAT ATGTTCTGGCAAGTCAGGAGCAGGGCCAGGAAGCTACTGTCACTATTGATCAGC CTGTGCAGATCATCCCTGCACCTGTACAACAAGTCACACCCGCAAGCATTAAGGTGCAGAAGCATAACAAAGTTCCCCGAGCTCCACGCATCTCTGGAGAGGAACGCAGTTCCCCTGGCAACCGTACAG GTAATAATGGACAGATTCAATTATGGCAGTTCTTGCTGGAGCTGCTGACTGATAAGGATGCCAGGGACTGCATTTCCTGGGTCGGCGAGGAAGGCGAGTTCAAACTCAACCAGCCGGAGCTGGTGGCTCAGAAATGGGGTCAGAGGAAAAACAAACCCACCATGAACTACGAGAAGCTCAGCAGAGCCCTCAG ATACTACTATGACGGAGACATGATCAGCAAAGTGCAGGGCAAGCGCTTCGTCTACAAATTTGTTTGTGACCTGAGAACTCTGATTGGCTACAGCGCTGCTGAGCTCAACAGCCTGGTGACGGAGTGCGAGCAGAAGAAACTGGCACGGGTACAGCTGCACGGCATCGGGCAACCCGTCAACACGGTCGCCCTGGCAACGGCTGCAGGACAGCCAGTCACCACTGTTACGCTGGCCACTGCCGCCACATTGGATAAGGAcagctga